TTCGTCCACAGAGGACTACTTGACGCTGTCGGACGGGCTGCGACTGCTCGCTGAGCGTGCCGCGCGGGAAGGCGTGTCGATCTGCCTGCAACCGGTCAACCGGTACGAGGGGCATCCCGTCAACACGCTGGACCAGGCGGTGGGGCTGTGCCGGGCGGTCGGGTTGCCGTCGGCGCGCGTGGCCGCGGGCACGTTCCACATGAACATCGAGGAGGCCGACCCGGCCGGCGCGCTGCTGGCCGCCGGGCCGTGGCTGGGGCACGTGGAACTCGCCGACTCCAACGGGTTCGAGCCGGGCGCGGGCCACGTCGACTGGTGGGCGGCGTTCGCGGCGCTCGACGCGGCGGGGTACGACGGGTGGACCGGCTTCTCGTGCCGCCTGTCCGGGCCGCCTGAGGCCGTGCTGCCGGCCTCGGTCAGCCTCCTCCGCCAGGCCGGCGGGTGATCCGGTGACCATCGGGACGCCTCCGGCGGCGTTCGTGCCGGACCTCGCCGGGCTGAGGCGGAACGCGGCGGCGACGCTGCTGCGCAACTGGCGCGGCTCGGCCACCGTGCCGACCGGCGCCCTCTACCCGCACCAGTGGAGCTGGGACTCGGCGTTCATCGCAATCGGCCTGGCCCACCTCAGCCCACGGCGGGCGTTCGCGGAACTGACCGCGTTGCACGGCGCCCAGTGGGGTGACGGGCGGGTGCCGCAGATCGTCTTCAACCCCGCAGTCCCCGAGGACGCCTACTTCCCCGGTCCGCCGTTCTGGCGACCGCTGCCGCGCCAAGGGCCCGCGGCGGGTGTGTCGACGACCGGGCTCGTGCAGCCGCCCGTGCACGCCACGGCTGTGCTCGCCGTCGCCGAACGCCATCCCGGCGACGCGACCGACGCGGCGGTCCGGCAGCTCTACCCGCGGCTCGCGCGCTTCCACGACTACCTCTTCTCCCGGCGACGCGTCGCGTCGGGGCTGGTCGGGATCGTGCACCCGTGGGAATCGGGCCTGGACAACAGCCCGTTCTGGGACGAACCCCTCGGCGCGGCCGGCGCCGACCTGGCCAGCGCCGACCTGGCCGACGACATCACCGGTCTGCGCCGCGACCTGCGCCACGCCGACGCCGGGCATCGGCCGACGGACGAGGACTACGGGCGGTACATGGGCATCGTCGCCGCCTACCGCGACCGCGGTTACGCCGATGACGACCTGCTCAGCCTGCCGTTCTGCACCGTCGACCCGCTGTTCTGCGCGTTGCTCGCGTGGTCGGAACACTCCCTCGCCGAACTCGCCCGCCGCACGGGGGCCGACCCAGGCCGGCACACCGAACGGGCGCAGGAACTGGCGTACCAGCTGCACACACGTCTGTTCGACCCGGCGCTGGGCTGCTACGTAGCGCTCGACGCGCGCACCGGTCGGCCGCTGCGCAAGCGGACGGTGTCCGGGCTGGTCCCGTTGTTGCTGCCCGGACTGCCCTCCGGACGCCGTTCGGCTCTGGTGGCAACGCTCACCGGACCGGCGTTCGGCCTGGGTTCGCGGGACGTGCGGGGCGTGCCGAGCTACGACCTCACCGCGCCCGACGCCGACCTGCACCGGTACTGGCGCGGGCCGACGTGGATGAACACGAATTGGTTGCTGTGGACGGCTTTGCGGCGGCAGGGCGAGACGAGGCACGCCGAACGCCTGGCGTCCGACATGGTCCGCCTGGTCGCCGACGCCGGGTTCCGGGAGTACTTCCACCCGGTCACCGGCGAAGGTCTCGGTGCCGACCACTTCAGCTGGACGGCGGCGCTCCTGCTGGACGTCCTCGCGCGTGAACCAGGAGGGCAGCGATGGCAACGGTAGTGCGCATGGACGGGCCGGGCTCCGTCTCACTCGCCGAGGAACCCGATCTTCCGATCACGCCGACGGGTGTCCGCATCCGGACCCTGTACTCCGGGATCTCCGCGGGCACCGAGCTGACCCAGTACCGCGGCACCAACGCGCACTTCGTCAAGACGTGGGATCCCGACGTCCGCTTGTTCGTGCCGGGTCGGCCCACCGCCGAGTACCCCACCGTGGTCGGGTACGAGGAGGTCGGCGAAGTGGTCCAGGTCGGGCCCGAGGTCACCACCCTGCGGCCCGGTCAGGTCGTCTGGGGCGTGTGGGGCCACCGCTCGGGCACCGTCGTGGACGAGTCGTACGCGACGTGGCGGGTGCTCGATCCGCGGGCCGATCCGATCCTCGGCATCTTCAGCCACATCGGCTCGGTGGCCCTCAACGTCGTGCTGGACTCGGACATCCACGTCGGTGAGACCGTCGTGGTGTTCGGGCTGGGCGTGGTCGGGCAGATCGTCGCGCAGCTGGCCAGGCGCAACGGAGCCAGGGTGATCGGTGTCGACACCATCCCCCACCGCATTGAGCTTGCCCGGGAACTCGGCGCGGACGAGGTGCTGGACGCGGGCGTGGGCGAGGTCGCCGAGCGGGTGCGGAAGCTGACCGACGGACGCGGCGCGGATGTCGCCCTCGATGTCAGCGGCAACCACCTGGCCCTGCACGAGGCCGTCCGCAGCGTCGCGTACAACTCCAGGGTCGTCGCCGGAGGCTTCTACCAGGGTGAGGCGCGCGGCCTGTTCCTCGGCGAGGAGTTCCACCACAACCGGGTCACGCTGGTCTGCTCGCAGATCTCCGGCGTCGCCGCCGCCCACGCCCACCGCTGGGACCGCAAGCGACTGGCGACCACCGTCATCGACCTCGCCGTGACGGGCCGACTGGACCTGCGTCCGCTGGTCTCGCACGTCATGCCGATCGAGGAAGCCGCCTCGGCCTACAAGCTGATCGACACCCAGCCGGACCAGGTGACGCAGGTCGTCTTCGACTTCACCGGAACCACGGCTGGGGATCGCGGACCGGTCCGAGTTCCCCAGCCGTGGACCTGACCACGGACGCGATCGGCTCCAGTGAGGCGGACGTCCTGGTGCTGGGGCGTCCACCATCGAGCCCTTCGTCGCGACGGCGCGGTTCGTGGTCAGCCGGGCGTCACCGCGTCGGCGGACGTCAGCACGGCGGTGAACAGGCGGGCGAGGATGTCGGCGCCGTTGGTGGTCAGGATCGACTCGGGGTGGAACTGGGTGGAGGCGAAGAAGGGTCCCCGAAGCGCGTCCACCTCGCCGGTGCGGGCATCCCTGGCCATCTGGACGGTGAACCCCTCGCACAGCAGCACATCGGTGTCGCTGCGCGCGGCGTAGGTGTTGTAGAAGCCGACTCGCTCGATGTCGCCGAACAGGTCGATCTCGCGCTGCACGCCCTGGTTGGGCACGTCCCGGCGGACGACGTCCAGGCCGAGGCGTGAGCTGAGCACCTGGTGGCTCAGGCAGACCGCGAGGAACGGGCGGCGGTGGGCCAGCAGCCGGTCCACGGCGGCGCGCAGGTGGGCGGTGCGGCGCTCGTCGTCGGCCTGCGGGTTGCCGGGGCCGGGGCCGAGCACGACGAGTTCGTACTCGTCCGGGTCGTGCGGCTCGTCGTACCGCCGGACGGTCACGTCCAAGCCCGCCGACCGCAGCAGGTGGTCGATCATCGCGGTGAACGTGTCCTCCATGTCCACCACCAGCGCACGCCGACCGGCCGCCACGGGCACTGGTGCCGCGCGGTGGTCGGCGTCGGTCAGCCAGAAGTCGGCGAGCGTGAGGTTCCGGCGGGCCAAGGCGGCGCGGATCTCCGGGTCGTTCCTGAAGGACGAGCCACCGGAAGGGGACTTCGGCCGCGCCGGTGCCGCAGGCGTGACACGGCCGTCGGCCTGGAGCGGGGTGAGCAGGCTCGCGGCCTTGGCCTTCGTCTCGGCGGTCTCGGAGGCCGGGTCCGAGTGGCGCACGAGGGTCGCGCCCACGGCGATGCCGAGGTGGCCGGTCGGGTCGATGTCGGCGGTGCGGATGAGGATCGCCGAGTCCATGACGTCGTCGCCACTCTCGTCCGCCCCGATGAGCGCGACGACACCGCTGTAGTACCCGCGACCGGCGGGCTCGTGCCGTGCGATCACGCGACAGGCGTTCTCCAGCGGGCTGCCGGTGACGGTCGGCGCGAACATCGTCTCCCGCAGGATGTCCAGCGGCCCGCGGGCCGTGCGGCCTTCGATGAGGTACTCGGTGTGCGCGAGGTGGGCCATCTCCTTGAGGAACGGTCCCACGACCCTCCCGCCGCGTTCGCACAGCCGGGCCATCATCTTCAGTTCCTCGTCCACCACCATGTACAGCTCGTCGGTCTCCTTGCGGTCGGCCAGGAACGCCAGCAGCTCGTCGCTGGTGGGGCCGCCGGGCGGGTACCGGTACGTGCCGCTGATCGGGTTCATCACCGCGACGCCGTCGCGCAGGCTGACGTGCCGCTCCGGGGTGGCGCCGACCAGCGTGCGATCACCGGTGTGCACCACGAAAGTCCAGTAGGCGCTCTGCTCCCGACTCAGCAGGCGGCGGAAGAACGACAGCGCGCGGTGCGGGCCGTAGTCGGCGATGTCCGCCGTGTACGACCGCTTCACCACGAAGTTCGCGCCCTCCCCCGTCCCGATCTCCTCGGCCACGACCCGCCGGACGATCTCGGCGTAACCGTCGTCGTCGGGCTCGTAGCGCCCGTTCTCCAGGTGGATCGGCACGTCGGGCAGCGCGGCGGCCACTTCGGCCAGGGACAGCGTGGTCTGGTCGGTGACGGTCATCGCCACCAGCGGGGTGCCGTCGTCCACGCAGACGTAGCCGCGCTCGGTGATCTGCTTGTAGGGCACGAGCACCAGCACGCTGTGCCCCGCCCGCCGCGCCCCAGCGGGTGTCGGCACAGCGGGAATCGGCCCGGCCATGGGCACAGCCTGCGTCGGCCAAGACTGCGTCGGCCAGGCGGACATCGGCACAGTCGGCGCAACCTCCGCCGGCCAGGCGGGCGTCGGCCAAGCCGGCATCGACACAACCGGCGTCGGCCTGGCCATGGGCACAGCCGGCATCGGCACGGCGGCGAGCGTGTCCGGGGTGGTGACCTCGCCGATGATCAGGTCCACGGTGTCCGGGCCGGCGGTGGCAGGCCGGTGGATGAGAGCGAACGGCGGTGGCTGGTCGCCCAGCACCCGGGCGAGGAGCGGGTTCATGATCCTTCGTCCATTCGCGCCAGCAGTCCCTTGGCGGTGTCCACGACCGCACACCGCCGCGCCGCGTACTCCACGGCCATCCGGTGGTGCTCCTCGGTGAAGTCGGCCACGGCGTCGGCGACCAGGAACGTCTCGATGTCGTTGGTGAACGCCTCGACCGCCGTCATCAGAATCCCCACGTGCGCGTAGACACCGCACACCACCAACTGGTCCCGCCCCGCCGCACGCATCCGCTCCAACAGATCCGAGCGGAAGAACGCGCTGTAGCGCCATTTCGTGAGAAGCCAGGCGTTGTCGTCCGGCGCCAGTTCGTCCACGATCTGCCGGTCGACCGGATCCACCCGCATCCCCGGACCCCAGAAGTCCTTGAGCAGGCCGCGTTGCTCGACGGTCATACCGCCGGGCTGGGCGGTGTAGGCGATCGGCACGCCGACTTCGAGGCAACGCCGGTGCAGCGCCACGCAGTTCTCCACCAACTCCTGGCGTAACGGCTCGGCGAACGGGCGCAGGAAGTACCGCTGCATGTCGTGCACGAGTAAGACCGCACGGCCGGGGTCGACGCGCCAAGGCGCGGTGTTCCCGGGCAGGTCGCCCGCCG
This is a stretch of genomic DNA from Saccharothrix ecbatanensis. It encodes these proteins:
- a CDS encoding isochorismatase family protein; this translates as MTGIPAIEPYPMPTAGDLPGNTAPWRVDPGRAVLLVHDMQRYFLRPFAEPLRQELVENCVALHRRCLEVGVPIAYTAQPGGMTVEQRGLLKDFWGPGMRVDPVDRQIVDELAPDDNAWLLTKWRYSAFFRSDLLERMRAAGRDQLVVCGVYAHVGILMTAVEAFTNDIETFLVADAVADFTEEHHRMAVEYAARRCAVVDTAKGLLARMDEGS
- a CDS encoding chorismate-binding protein, which codes for MNPLLARVLGDQPPPFALIHRPATAGPDTVDLIIGEVTTPDTLAAVPMPAVPMARPTPVVSMPAWPTPAWPAEVAPTVPMSAWPTQSWPTQAVPMAGPIPAVPTPAGARRAGHSVLVLVPYKQITERGYVCVDDGTPLVAMTVTDQTTLSLAEVAAALPDVPIHLENGRYEPDDDGYAEIVRRVVAEEIGTGEGANFVVKRSYTADIADYGPHRALSFFRRLLSREQSAYWTFVVHTGDRTLVGATPERHVSLRDGVAVMNPISGTYRYPPGGPTSDELLAFLADRKETDELYMVVDEELKMMARLCERGGRVVGPFLKEMAHLAHTEYLIEGRTARGPLDILRETMFAPTVTGSPLENACRVIARHEPAGRGYYSGVVALIGADESGDDVMDSAILIRTADIDPTGHLGIAVGATLVRHSDPASETAETKAKAASLLTPLQADGRVTPAAPARPKSPSGGSSFRNDPEIRAALARRNLTLADFWLTDADHRAAPVPVAAGRRALVVDMEDTFTAMIDHLLRSAGLDVTVRRYDEPHDPDEYELVVLGPGPGNPQADDERRTAHLRAAVDRLLAHRRPFLAVCLSHQVLSSRLGLDVVRRDVPNQGVQREIDLFGDIERVGFYNTYAARSDTDVLLCEGFTVQMARDARTGEVDALRGPFFASTQFHPESILTTNGADILARLFTAVLTSADAVTPG
- a CDS encoding zinc-dependent alcohol dehydrogenase, whose protein sequence is MATVVRMDGPGSVSLAEEPDLPITPTGVRIRTLYSGISAGTELTQYRGTNAHFVKTWDPDVRLFVPGRPTAEYPTVVGYEEVGEVVQVGPEVTTLRPGQVVWGVWGHRSGTVVDESYATWRVLDPRADPILGIFSHIGSVALNVVLDSDIHVGETVVVFGLGVVGQIVAQLARRNGARVIGVDTIPHRIELARELGADEVLDAGVGEVAERVRKLTDGRGADVALDVSGNHLALHEAVRSVAYNSRVVAGGFYQGEARGLFLGEEFHHNRVTLVCSQISGVAAAHAHRWDRKRLATTVIDLAVTGRLDLRPLVSHVMPIEEAASAYKLIDTQPDQVTQVVFDFTGTTAGDRGPVRVPQPWT
- a CDS encoding MGH1-like glycoside hydrolase domain-containing protein, which codes for MTIGTPPAAFVPDLAGLRRNAAATLLRNWRGSATVPTGALYPHQWSWDSAFIAIGLAHLSPRRAFAELTALHGAQWGDGRVPQIVFNPAVPEDAYFPGPPFWRPLPRQGPAAGVSTTGLVQPPVHATAVLAVAERHPGDATDAAVRQLYPRLARFHDYLFSRRRVASGLVGIVHPWESGLDNSPFWDEPLGAAGADLASADLADDITGLRRDLRHADAGHRPTDEDYGRYMGIVAAYRDRGYADDDLLSLPFCTVDPLFCALLAWSEHSLAELARRTGADPGRHTERAQELAYQLHTRLFDPALGCYVALDARTGRPLRKRTVSGLVPLLLPGLPSGRRSALVATLTGPAFGLGSRDVRGVPSYDLTAPDADLHRYWRGPTWMNTNWLLWTALRRQGETRHAERLASDMVRLVADAGFREYFHPVTGEGLGADHFSWTAALLLDVLAREPGGQRWQR
- a CDS encoding sugar phosphate isomerase/epimerase family protein, translated to MSAMPLWKIACQEQLLPGASIEEKWEFAQSAGFDGIELRARDDEAFEARLGALKRAVGRGVVLPAVCLDGLALGGDVDRCADAFRQVAARVGVIAALGGRVVVAPVSDGPLLQVPSQRSSTEDYLTLSDGLRLLAERAAREGVSICLQPVNRYEGHPVNTLDQAVGLCRAVGLPSARVAAGTFHMNIEEADPAGALLAAGPWLGHVELADSNGFEPGAGHVDWWAAFAALDAAGYDGWTGFSCRLSGPPEAVLPASVSLLRQAGG